A window of Romeriopsis navalis LEGE 11480 contains these coding sequences:
- a CDS encoding S-layer homology domain-containing protein — VPPPPPPPSGLSDIRGHWAEGFIQALVARGIILGFPDSTFRPEAPLTRVQYAAMLAKTYDLPNVRVAINFSDVRSNFWGFKAIARASEMGFLAGFPDRTFRPGLNLTRVQAILALVNGLQFRGGQASILQIYGDRAQIPGYAIDSVATGTQRGMIVNYPNPRLLNPLRDITRGEVSALLYQSLVSINRAAPIDSPYIVTPELSALSFTDLDAHWSKDFTLPLAAQDLVKGYGDGSFKPNATINRVQFAAIVARAFNPSPQRDGVTFSDVPSNFWGLSAINQAYRGGFLERFTDASFRPASGMTRLELVQALVKGLRLPDGDPQLLERLSDRANVPMAAQGQVAAAIAAGMIVNYPNQTQFNPQQPATRADMTTMVHQAMASGRRLSTVQSPYILR; from the coding sequence GTGCCACCCCCACCGCCACCACCCAGCGGCTTATCGGATATTCGTGGACATTGGGCGGAAGGCTTTATCCAAGCGCTAGTGGCCCGCGGAATTATTTTAGGGTTTCCCGATTCGACGTTCCGTCCCGAAGCGCCACTGACACGGGTACAATATGCGGCCATGTTGGCGAAGACTTACGATTTGCCGAATGTTCGAGTGGCAATTAATTTTTCTGATGTCCGGAGTAATTTTTGGGGATTCAAAGCGATTGCCCGGGCGTCGGAAATGGGCTTTTTAGCCGGATTTCCCGATCGCACCTTTCGCCCCGGTCTGAATCTGACCCGGGTCCAGGCGATTTTAGCCTTAGTGAATGGCTTACAGTTTCGCGGTGGGCAGGCGTCGATTCTTCAAATTTATGGCGATCGGGCCCAGATTCCGGGCTATGCAATTGACTCAGTAGCGACAGGCACCCAGCGAGGCATGATTGTGAATTATCCCAATCCGCGTTTGCTCAATCCCCTGCGAGATATTACGCGGGGTGAAGTGAGTGCTTTGCTGTATCAGTCATTGGTGAGTATTAATCGGGCTGCTCCAATTGATTCACCCTATATTGTGACGCCAGAACTTTCGGCGCTGAGTTTTACGGATCTCGATGCACATTGGAGCAAAGACTTTACCTTGCCTTTAGCCGCGCAGGATTTGGTGAAGGGCTATGGTGATGGTTCGTTTAAGCCGAATGCCACCATTAATCGAGTCCAGTTCGCGGCGATCGTGGCCCGCGCCTTTAATCCCTCACCGCAGCGGGATGGAGTCACCTTTAGCGATGTGCCAAGTAATTTCTGGGGACTCAGTGCGATCAATCAGGCGTACCGAGGAGGCTTTTTAGAGCGTTTCACCGATGCCAGTTTCCGCCCGGCTTCTGGGATGACGCGGCTTGAGTTAGTCCAGGCCTTAGTCAAAGGTTTACGCTTACCGGATGGTGATCCGCAGTTGCTAGAACGTTTGAGTGATCGGGCGAATGTCCCCATGGCCGCCCAAGGGCAAGTTGCAGCGGCGATCGCTGCGGGCATGATTGTCAATTATCCCAATCAAACGCAGTTCAATCCGCAACAGCCAGCCACCCGCGCGGATATGACCACAATGGTCCATCAGGCGATGGCAAGTGGTCGTCGGTTGAGTACTGTCCAATCACCCTATATTTTGCGATAG
- a CDS encoding MOSC domain-containing protein, whose translation MSQSTQLAAGQISQLNISDGGVPKLSVPEVAIEINGLVGDRQKNLKHHGGPDRAVCLWSSEVLQMLQAEGHPITAGSAGENMTISGLDWSQLSPGMHLRLGDIVMLQITDYAQPCRTIQRNFKFRRYGRISQKRYPGDSRLYARVLVPGQVCVGDPVAVYGVESQSHSD comes from the coding sequence ATGTCTCAGTCAACCCAATTGGCCGCTGGCCAAATCAGCCAACTAAATATTTCGGATGGCGGTGTACCGAAGTTATCGGTGCCAGAAGTGGCAATTGAAATCAATGGCTTGGTTGGCGATCGGCAGAAAAATCTGAAGCATCACGGTGGCCCCGATCGTGCTGTCTGCCTTTGGTCAAGCGAAGTGCTTCAAATGTTGCAAGCAGAAGGACATCCGATCACGGCGGGTAGCGCGGGGGAAAATATGACGATCAGCGGATTGGATTGGTCGCAGTTATCTCCGGGCATGCATCTGCGATTGGGCGATATCGTGATGTTACAAATTACGGACTACGCCCAACCTTGTCGCACGATTCAGCGTAATTTTAAATTTCGACGCTATGGTCGCATTAGTCAGAAACGTTATCCAGGGGATAGCCGCTTGTATGCCAGGGTTCTAGTTCCCGGCCAAGTTTGTGTCGGCGATCCGGTAGCAGTTTATGGCGTTGAGTCACAATCACACAGCGACTGA
- a CDS encoding type 1 glutamine amidotransferase domain-containing protein, with the protein MATPRILMVLTSHDRLGKTGQPTGFWLEEFTSPYYAFMDAGAIVTLASIQGGQPPIDPKSDQADAQTETTQRFLSNAVAQQALAQTTPVSEVNAADYDAIFLPGGHGTMWDFPSSATLTNLLEAFNQSEKVIAAVCHAPAALVTMKNAAGEPFVKGRRITAFTDSEERGVGLETVVPFLLESRLRELGAQFEAGQDWGPLVQQDGNLITGQNPASSEPVAQSVLAALS; encoded by the coding sequence ATGGCTACTCCACGCATTTTGATGGTGCTGACGTCCCACGATCGCCTCGGTAAAACCGGTCAGCCAACTGGATTTTGGTTGGAGGAATTTACCAGTCCGTACTACGCGTTTATGGATGCTGGTGCGATTGTCACATTAGCTTCGATTCAGGGCGGTCAGCCGCCGATCGACCCCAAAAGTGATCAGGCCGACGCGCAAACTGAGACAACTCAGCGCTTCCTCAGTAATGCCGTCGCCCAGCAAGCGCTGGCCCAGACTACCCCTGTAAGTGAAGTCAACGCGGCTGATTATGATGCAATTTTTCTCCCCGGTGGCCATGGCACGATGTGGGATTTTCCCAGCAGTGCCACGCTGACGAATTTGCTTGAAGCATTTAATCAATCAGAGAAGGTGATTGCGGCGGTTTGTCATGCGCCAGCGGCTTTGGTCACGATGAAAAATGCAGCGGGTGAACCATTTGTGAAAGGGCGACGCATCACCGCATTTACAGACAGTGAAGAGCGGGGTGTTGGGTTAGAAACAGTTGTTCCCTTTTTGTTAGAAAGCCGTTTGCGCGAGTTGGGGGCGCAGTTTGAAGCCGGTCAAGATTGGGGCCCGTTAGTTCAGCAAGATGGCAACTTAATCACAGGACAAAATCCGGCTTCTTCTGAGCCCGTTGCCCAGTCAGTGCTAGCCGCATTGAGCTAA